In a single window of the Bactrocera dorsalis isolate Fly_Bdor chromosome 2, ASM2337382v1, whole genome shotgun sequence genome:
- the LOC105226409 gene encoding V-type proton ATPase subunit D 2, translating into MQDRVNIFPSRANLVLMKQRIVAASRGLNLLKRRRDALEMKLRELTADLEAAREVVDKVMAEAIFSMAKANFLDADLRACELMQIDKADIYMRIRNARVAGILLPQFQLYVDNPASFPLTGLSRGGEQVEVVRENFQDAVRTLVTLASLEYSVNTLRDGVRHNNMRVNGLEYVVLPRFHNTVNYIRDELEEYEREDFYRLKRSQAKQRSRKEKFALLIKMKHLSAEQKAELEKIEFQRAKSISLPSLVEDFDMKKFDDAADVSDVKEEDSEDGPLH; encoded by the coding sequence ATGCAAGATCGCGTCAACATCTTTCCCTCGCGCGCCAATCTCGTGCTCATGAAACAGCGCATTGTAGCCGCGTCAAGAGGTTTGAATTTGCTCAAGCGCAGACGCGATGCACTCGAAATGAAACTACGTGAACTGACAGCCGATTTGGAAGCCGCTCGCGAAGTAGTGGATAAGGTGATGGCCGAAGCAATATTTTCGATGGCAAAAGCGAACTTCCTCGACGCCGACTTGCGGGCCTGCGAACTCATGCAGATCGACAAAGCGGACATTTATATGCGTATAAGAAATGCCAGGGTAGCGGGCATACTGCTGCCACAATTCCAGCTGTACGTCGATAATCCGGCCAGTTTTCCTTTGACCGGCTTGTCGCGTGGCGGTGAACAAGTGGAAGTCGTGCGTGAGAACTTTCAAGACGCCGTACGTACACTGGTCACACTCGCCTCGCTCGAGTACTCGGTGAATACGCTGCGCGACGGTGTGCGTCACAATAATATGCGCGTGAACGGTTTGGAATATGTGGTGCTGCCGCGTTTTCACAATACCGTCAACTATATACGCGACGAACTGGAGGAATATGAACGTGAAGACTTCTATCGCTTGAAACGTTCGCAAGCGAAACAACGCAGCCGAAAAGAGAAGTTTGCACTCCTGATCAAGATGAAGCATTTGTCAGCCGAACAGAAAGCAGAACTCGAAAAGATAGAATTTCAGAGGGCGAAATCTATCTCGTTACCTAGCCTAGTGGAAGATTTTGATATGAAGAAATTCGATGACGCTGCAGATGTGTCAGATGTAAAAGAGGAAGATAGTGAGGACGGGCCATTACATTGA
- the LOC105226430 gene encoding carbonic anhydrase 2, whose amino-acid sequence MKVKLYSVKMYRKCLIFLVFYILVAYIAVNGTEFDYEHQSKWYDDFRQCSFNRQSPIELNSNEAVISYDLPSLKFIHYDVPYQKAVRSENNGHTANIQLPTARLDSAYIVGGPLLNGTTYIMESLHFHWGSIDTHGSEHVLDSERYSMEMHLLHRNTKYATVEEAREHEDGLAVLAVLYAVNATVTEDFVGLNEVINVLESISEFNRSTEIDNFLLSVLLGDMDVDEFYTYAGSLTTPPCSQAVTWVVFSHPITITPSQMERFRRLSDGHGATLENNYRALQAKGNRSVVLRQKRRVLESSVQSALYWELLNKLKPQGELVANDGK is encoded by the exons ATGAAAGTAAAGCTTTACTCAGTGAAGATGTACAGAAAATGCCTCATATTCCTTGTTTTCTACATTTTAGTGGCGTATATAGCTGTTAATGGTAC TGAGTTTGATTATGAGCATCAATCCAAATGGTACGACGATTTTCGGCAATGCAGCTTTAATCGTCAATCTCCGATCGAACTAAATTCTAATGAG GCCGTTATATCATATGACCTACCGTCGTTGAAATTCATACACTATGACGTACCCTACCAGAAAGCGGTGCGAAGTGAGAATAACGGACACACGGCGAATATACAGTTGCCCACGGCGCGACTCGATAGCGCTTACATCGTTGGCGGGCCGCTGCTGAACGGCACGACTTACATAATGGAGAGTTTGCACTTTCATTGGGGCTCCATCGACACGCATGGCTCCGAGCATGTGCTCGACAGTGAACGCTACTCGATGGAGATGCATCTGCTGCATCGCAATACCAAATATGCGACGGTGGAGGAGGCGCGCGAACACGAAGACGGCTTGGCTGTGCTAGCCGTGCTGTACGCGGTGAAT GCTACTGTCACAGAGGATTTCGTCGGCTTAAATGAAGTCATAAATGTTTTGGAGTCCATTTCCGAATTCAATCGTTCCACcgaaattgacaattttctgCTCTCCGTTTTACTGGGCGACATGGACGTTGATGAATTTTACACTTACGCTGGCTCGCTGACTACGCCGCCCTGCTCGCAGGCCGTCACTTGGGTGGTGTTCTCGCATCCCATCACAATTACGCCCAGCCAAATGGAGCGTTTCCGCCGGCTGTCCGACGGTCATGGCGCTACATTGGAGAACAATTATCGCGCCCTGCAGGCGAAGGGTAATCGAAGCGTTGTTTTGCGTCAAAAACGCAGAGTGCTAGAGTCCTCGGTGCAATCGGCGCTCTATTGGGAGCTGTTGAATAAACTCAAGCCGCAGGGAGAGCTAGTGGCGAATGATGGAAAGTGA